A window of Epinephelus fuscoguttatus linkage group LG24, E.fuscoguttatus.final_Chr_v1 contains these coding sequences:
- the cd99 gene encoding CD99 molecule isoform X1: MLRLRIILLLCLVTGALTQDLFDLSDALDDVKPATPKPEQPKAPEKPKDDGGFGFNLDDALGPDTPKPAKPTVKPPKSGGGGGFEFNLDDALGPDANPPKPTVKPPNRGGGGEANPGYNSHGGAADEPQAAGTGQIAGIASAVGMALLGAASSYFAYQKKKLCFKAQGGADPERGKVHHGNQSDGTQIFSNLLRTS, from the exons ATGTTGCGCTTGAGGATTATTTTACTTCTTTGTCTTGTTACCGGAGCATTAACACAAG atttgtttgacTTGTCCGATGCTCTCGATGATGTCAAGCCAG CAACTCCGAAACCAGAGCAACCGAAGGCCCCAGAGAAGCCGAAAGATGATG GTGGCTTTGGATTTAATTTGGATGATGCTCTGGGTCCAG ACACCCCAAAACCTGCCAAACCTACCGTGAAGCCACCAAAGagcggaggaggag GTGGCTTTGAATTTAATTTGGATGATGCTCTGGGTCCAG ACGCCAACCCTCCCAAACCTACTGTGAAGCCCCCAAATCGTGGAGGAG GTGGTGAGGCGAACCCCGGCTATAATTCCCATG GTGGTGCTGCTGACGAGCCTCAAG CAGCTGGAACTGGACAGATTGCAGGGATTGCCAGCGCCGTCGGAATGGCCCTGTTGGGAGCAGCATCCAGTTACTTTGCTTACCAGAAGAAAAAGCTGTGCTTCAAAGCGCAGGGAG GTGCGGATCCAGAGAGGGGTAAAGTCCATCATGGTAACCAGTCTGACGGTACTCAAA TTTTCAGCAACCTGCTCCGGACGTCTTAG
- the cd99 gene encoding CD99 molecule isoform X2, with translation MLRLRIILLLCLVTGALTQDLFDLSDALDDVKPATPKPEQPKAPEKPKDDGGFGFNLDDALGPDTPKPAKPTVKPPKSGGGGGFEFNLDDALGPDANPPKPTVKPPNRGGGGEANPGYNSHGGAADEPQDPDLLWGQILKMLNANMPEEFFMWMSNLKQILAPLLERAMDLLQAIP, from the exons ATGTTGCGCTTGAGGATTATTTTACTTCTTTGTCTTGTTACCGGAGCATTAACACAAG atttgtttgacTTGTCCGATGCTCTCGATGATGTCAAGCCAG CAACTCCGAAACCAGAGCAACCGAAGGCCCCAGAGAAGCCGAAAGATGATG GTGGCTTTGGATTTAATTTGGATGATGCTCTGGGTCCAG ACACCCCAAAACCTGCCAAACCTACCGTGAAGCCACCAAAGagcggaggaggag GTGGCTTTGAATTTAATTTGGATGATGCTCTGGGTCCAG ACGCCAACCCTCCCAAACCTACTGTGAAGCCCCCAAATCGTGGAGGAG GTGGTGAGGCGAACCCCGGCTATAATTCCCATG GTGGTGCTGCTGACGAGCCTCAAG ATCCAGACCTTCTGTGGGGCCAAATCCTGAagatgctaaatgctaacatgccaGAGGAATTCTTTATGTGGATGTCCAACTTAAAGCAAATCTTAGCCCCCCTGTTAGAGAGGGCCATGGATTTGCTGCAAGCTATACCATGA
- the cd99 gene encoding CD99 molecule isoform X3, which translates to MLRLRIILLLCLVTGALTQDLFDLSDALDDVKPATPKPEQPKAPEKPKDDGGFGFNLDDALGPDANPPKPTVKPPNRGGGGEANPGYNSHGGAADEPQAAGTGQIAGIASAVGMALLGAASSYFAYQKKKLCFKAQGGADPERGKVHHGNQSDGTQIFSNLLRTS; encoded by the exons ATGTTGCGCTTGAGGATTATTTTACTTCTTTGTCTTGTTACCGGAGCATTAACACAAG atttgtttgacTTGTCCGATGCTCTCGATGATGTCAAGCCAG CAACTCCGAAACCAGAGCAACCGAAGGCCCCAGAGAAGCCGAAAGATGATG GTGGCTTTGGATTTAATTTGGATGATGCTCTGGGTCCAG ACGCCAACCCTCCCAAACCTACTGTGAAGCCCCCAAATCGTGGAGGAG GTGGTGAGGCGAACCCCGGCTATAATTCCCATG GTGGTGCTGCTGACGAGCCTCAAG CAGCTGGAACTGGACAGATTGCAGGGATTGCCAGCGCCGTCGGAATGGCCCTGTTGGGAGCAGCATCCAGTTACTTTGCTTACCAGAAGAAAAAGCTGTGCTTCAAAGCGCAGGGAG GTGCGGATCCAGAGAGGGGTAAAGTCCATCATGGTAACCAGTCTGACGGTACTCAAA TTTTCAGCAACCTGCTCCGGACGTCTTAG